The Nitrospirales bacterium genome includes a window with the following:
- the hemG gene encoding protoporphyrinogen oxidase: MVRSSPHVAIIGGGISGLATAFALQKASQQQNKPITCTLIESQPRFGGKIVTNHLDGFLIEGGPDSFLTSKPWALELCEDLGLSGQLINTNAGNSQTFCYAKGRLRELPQGLVAFVPTRLRALCSGGLISPIGMLRMGWEWFVPRRTDPDDDESLASFFRRRLGAEAFDYFIEPLVAGIYAGNADELSLRATFPRFLELEQQYGSLIKGMRVQQARGRPPSPGTQPRRTMFTTLRGGLGDLIESLVKRLTDGGTRLLSGRQVVDMRQGGSSSHSGYTLRLDNADNITVDDVVLATPAYVSAKLLEPIQPTVAGLLQQIPYCSTATISLAFRESDVEGKIKGFGFVIPRVERHAMIAATWTSLKWSDRTRTGQALVRCYVGGKGREHILQEDDTALIRYIREQLQAIVGLSAEPLLTEVHRWDRAMPQYVCGHLARLQDIRVLMKDLPGLHLTGAAFDGLGIPDCIREGTRLGTALVESYE; the protein is encoded by the coding sequence ATGGTAAGGTCTTCGCCTCACGTCGCCATCATCGGTGGCGGTATTTCAGGTCTTGCGACAGCCTTTGCCCTTCAAAAAGCCTCTCAACAGCAGAACAAGCCCATCACCTGCACGCTGATTGAGAGTCAGCCGCGATTTGGAGGGAAAATCGTCACCAATCACTTGGATGGTTTTCTGATCGAAGGCGGTCCTGATTCATTCTTGACTTCAAAGCCCTGGGCCCTGGAACTCTGCGAGGACCTGGGGCTTTCAGGGCAATTGATCAACACGAACGCGGGAAATAGTCAAACCTTTTGTTATGCCAAAGGGCGGCTCAGAGAGCTTCCTCAGGGGCTAGTCGCCTTTGTTCCAACTCGGCTGCGTGCATTATGTTCCGGTGGCTTGATTTCGCCCATTGGTATGCTTCGCATGGGATGGGAATGGTTTGTTCCCCGGCGCACCGATCCTGACGATGATGAATCCTTAGCTTCCTTTTTTCGGCGAAGGCTCGGAGCCGAGGCGTTTGATTACTTTATCGAGCCCCTTGTCGCTGGGATATATGCCGGCAATGCCGATGAGTTAAGTTTGCGCGCCACATTTCCTCGATTTTTAGAGCTGGAGCAACAATATGGGAGTTTGATTAAAGGCATGCGGGTTCAGCAGGCACGTGGACGACCGCCATCACCGGGGACACAACCTCGGCGAACGATGTTCACGACACTGCGAGGCGGTTTGGGCGATTTAATTGAGTCGCTGGTGAAACGCCTGACGGATGGGGGAACGCGGCTTCTATCCGGACGTCAGGTGGTTGATATGCGCCAGGGTGGTTCTTCATCGCACTCCGGGTATACGCTTCGGTTAGACAACGCCGATAACATCACGGTGGATGATGTCGTGTTGGCCACTCCGGCCTACGTGTCGGCCAAGCTCCTTGAGCCGATCCAGCCGACGGTTGCCGGTCTCTTGCAGCAGATCCCCTATTGTTCGACGGCCACGATCTCTCTCGCATTTCGTGAGTCTGACGTCGAGGGTAAGATCAAAGGATTCGGGTTCGTGATTCCACGTGTGGAAAGGCACGCGATGATTGCCGCGACCTGGACGTCGCTCAAATGGTCCGACCGGACCAGAACCGGACAGGCACTCGTTCGTTGTTATGTCGGGGGAAAGGGAAGAGAACATATTCTTCAAGAAGACGATACTGCACTCATCAGGTATATCCGCGAGCAATTACAGGCGATCGTCGGTCTTTCGGCGGAACCGTTACTGACGGAAGTTCATCGCTGGGACCGGGCCATGCCTCAGTATGTCTGCGGTCATCTGGCACGGTTGCAAGATATTCGTGTTTTGATGAAAGATCTTCCAGGCCTTCATCTGACGGGGGCGGCTTTTGACGGGCTTGGCATCCCTGACTGCATTAGAGAGGGAACACGTCTGGGTACGGCCTTGGTGGAGTCTTACGAATAA
- a CDS encoding acylphosphatase codes for MSDEFSQAPDVVRAHVVVHGTVQGVAFRAYVRHHAQRLNLHGWVKNLPSGQVELEVEGGPDVVNVFLPFLHDGPSLAHVERVDVNWVAVMHDVTPFEIRR; via the coding sequence ATGAGTGACGAGTTTTCGCAGGCCCCGGACGTCGTGCGTGCGCATGTAGTCGTGCATGGAACCGTCCAGGGCGTGGCATTTCGAGCGTATGTCCGACATCATGCCCAGCGATTGAACCTTCATGGTTGGGTGAAAAACCTCCCGTCCGGTCAAGTGGAATTGGAAGTGGAAGGCGGGCCGGATGTCGTGAATGTGTTTCTCCCTTTTTTACACGATGGACCTTCTCTTGCTCATGTGGAACGGGTTGACGTGAACTGGGTTGCCGTGATGCACGATGTCACGCCGTTTGAGATTCGACGATAA
- a CDS encoding adenine phosphoribosyltransferase yields the protein MDYKSMIREVPDFPKPGILFYDITTLLKDAKAFGHIIETLTEKYQAANISKVVGIESRGFILGSPLAYRLDAGFVPVRKPGKLPADVYEVKYNLEYGSNSLAIHRDAIEPGERVLVVDDLLATGGTASATVNLIRQLGGAIIEVVFLVELLFLSGREKLKDASVHSLITYT from the coding sequence ATGGATTACAAATCAATGATTCGTGAAGTGCCAGATTTTCCGAAGCCCGGCATTTTATTTTACGATATCACGACACTCCTGAAAGATGCGAAAGCGTTCGGGCATATTATTGAGACACTCACCGAAAAGTATCAAGCGGCCAACATCTCAAAAGTGGTCGGGATTGAATCTCGTGGTTTTATCCTTGGAAGTCCTCTGGCCTACCGGTTAGATGCCGGATTTGTTCCCGTACGAAAACCAGGAAAATTGCCCGCAGATGTGTATGAAGTGAAGTATAATTTGGAGTATGGATCGAATTCTTTAGCGATTCATCGGGATGCCATCGAACCTGGAGAGCGAGTCTTGGTAGTCGACGATCTGCTAGCCACAGGCGGGACAGCGAGCGCGACCGTCAATTTAATCCGTCAATTAGGTGGGGCCATCATCGAGGTTGTCTTTCTCGTGGAACTTCTTTTTTTATCCGGGCGTGAGAAACTGAAGGATGCATCGGTGCATTCCCTGATTACCTATACTTAA
- a CDS encoding TraR/DksA family transcriptional regulator yields the protein MKKILLAKRDAISQAIKQQLGQSLTDEQQRRLESAMDSGDQALVDLDREMGISLQEMRNKERQQIDDALVSLEEDTYGICAECGEEISEKRLQALPFARLCVGCQTNRELIEKIERAEHRS from the coding sequence TTGAAAAAGATACTTCTTGCCAAACGTGACGCTATTTCCCAAGCCATCAAACAGCAATTGGGACAATCTCTGACGGATGAACAACAACGACGCTTAGAATCAGCGATGGATAGCGGCGATCAAGCCCTTGTGGATTTAGATCGTGAAATGGGAATCTCACTCCAAGAAATGCGAAACAAGGAACGGCAACAAATTGATGATGCCTTGGTCAGCTTAGAAGAAGACACCTATGGTATCTGTGCTGAGTGCGGAGAGGAGATTAGTGAGAAGCGGCTTCAAGCCTTACCCTTTGCGCGATTATGCGTAGGCTGTCAAACGAACCGTGAACTGATAGAGAAAATTGAACGAGCGGAACATCGTTCGTGA
- the queC gene encoding 7-cyano-7-deazaguanine synthase QueC has translation MAEGKAIILASGGLDSTVTAAIAKSQGFNLYLLTIAYGQRHGIEIDRAKQIAAWLEAKEHKIITLDLRTFGGSALTDDIEVPRPHSRTGDPREIPVTYVPARNMIFLSLAVAYAEVLEATRIYFGANTLDYSGYPDCRQEFVSAFTTMVQLGTKLGVEGQSIEILSPLIRMTKAEIIKKGLALNVPFALTHSCYAPSVDGRACGACESCVFRQEGFRAAGVDDPGMNTSVFD, from the coding sequence ATGGCAGAAGGCAAAGCCATTATTCTAGCGAGTGGTGGGCTGGATTCAACCGTCACGGCTGCAATCGCAAAGTCTCAAGGGTTCAATCTCTATCTGCTGACGATCGCTTATGGTCAACGGCATGGCATTGAAATCGATCGGGCAAAACAAATTGCAGCCTGGCTTGAAGCCAAAGAGCATAAAATCATCACACTCGACCTTCGAACATTTGGCGGATCGGCTTTAACTGATGACATCGAAGTGCCCCGACCTCACTCCCGTACAGGCGATCCAAGAGAAATTCCGGTGACCTATGTTCCAGCCCGGAACATGATTTTCTTGAGTCTTGCCGTTGCTTATGCCGAGGTGCTCGAAGCTACCCGCATCTACTTTGGGGCCAATACCTTGGATTATTCAGGGTATCCTGATTGCCGTCAAGAATTCGTATCGGCATTTACGACGATGGTCCAGCTTGGCACCAAATTGGGGGTTGAAGGACAATCCATTGAAATCCTGTCTCCATTGATTCGCATGACAAAAGCTGAAATTATCAAGAAAGGCCTGGCGCTCAATGTGCCCTTTGCATTGACGCATAGTTGTTATGCGCCATCGGTTGATGGACGCGCCTGCGGCGCGTGCGAGAGTTGTGTATTTCGTCAAGAGGGATTTCGAGCGGCAGGTGTTGATGATCCTGGGATGAACACGAGCGTATTCGACTAG
- a CDS encoding cytochrome c: protein MSSSPVTEHQVAVPTQFVPGETLFDTHCARCHGAQGSGTKQGPPLVHKIYEPSHHADFAFQRAAAQGVRAHHWKFGDMPKIDAVTPEDVSLIIQYIRWLQQQAGIF from the coding sequence ATGTCTTCTTCTCCTGTGACGGAACATCAGGTGGCGGTCCCTACACAATTTGTCCCGGGCGAAACGCTCTTTGACACTCATTGTGCACGATGCCATGGAGCGCAGGGCAGTGGAACCAAGCAGGGCCCCCCGCTGGTGCACAAGATCTATGAACCCAGTCACCATGCCGATTTTGCCTTTCAACGGGCTGCCGCACAAGGCGTTCGAGCTCATCATTGGAAGTTTGGCGATATGCCCAAGATAGATGCCGTTACCCCGGAAGATGTGAGCTTGATCATTCAGTATATCCGTTGGCTCCAACAACAGGCTGGGATTTTTTGA
- a CDS encoding Lrp/AsnC ligand binding domain-containing protein → MTMQIHRAYVLINVLPGLIDEVIDRLSEIDEIKTIDSCWGKPDIIALTETSDQEALTQLVLTRIHAIDGVAQTDTHLVYQIFRNRLTHA, encoded by the coding sequence ATGACTATGCAAATCCATCGCGCCTATGTTCTGATCAATGTGCTGCCTGGTCTGATAGACGAGGTGATCGATCGCCTCAGCGAAATTGACGAAATCAAGACCATTGACTCTTGCTGGGGTAAGCCCGACATCATTGCCTTGACCGAAACATCTGACCAAGAAGCCTTAACCCAGCTGGTGTTGACTCGCATTCACGCGATTGATGGCGTGGCCCAAACTGATACCCACTTGGTCTATCAGATCTTCCGAAACCGTCTGACTCACGCATAG
- a CDS encoding M3 family oligoendopeptidase gives MAKAASKSQTGPHWKLSDLLANPEHDFKTLSKKLEQLVSQLERLRPNLTKRGSATLFDQAFQLKESITVISAKLHAFAFLWFAENTQGQAARAFESTVRERLTTFENRILFLDLWWQSLDPQQTNPLLRRSGSLRYYLETLTRLKPHTLSEAEEQVISVKNSTGRRAVEMLYGVLTSGLKFSLTIDGKHHSLTREELTTHVRHPSARRRQAAYQELFRVYSAQRDVIGEMYKSLVMDWKNEGMGLRHYHAPISVRNVANDIPDQAVTALLSACRKHAKLFQHYFVLKARLLKRPKFTRYDLYAPLQATTTTYSFPQAWKMVEDSYRQFSPRLAQLAKRVIQERHLDAQPRQGKMGGAFCYSVTPQQTPYVLMSFNGQARDVSTLAHELGHAVHGMLAHEHSVLTFHSSLPLAETASIFGEQLLSENFLNQERKVQARRALLVTQLDDLYATILRQAYFVEFERQAHAMVSEGATIDALASTYLQLLREQFGRNITIPEAFQWEWLGIPHIFASPFYCYAYSFGNLLVLALYQRYKNEGQSFVPKYLNLLSAGGSASPESLLTPLNVNIRSEKFWQEGFHRIADLVETLDRIMP, from the coding sequence ATGGCGAAAGCTGCTTCTAAATCCCAAACAGGTCCCCACTGGAAATTATCCGACCTGTTGGCCAACCCGGAACACGATTTCAAGACACTGTCGAAAAAACTGGAACAACTCGTCAGTCAATTGGAACGGTTACGACCCAACTTGACGAAACGAGGCTCAGCAACACTTTTTGATCAAGCCTTTCAGCTCAAAGAATCGATCACCGTGATTTCGGCCAAGCTGCACGCCTTTGCGTTTCTCTGGTTTGCCGAAAATACACAAGGACAGGCGGCACGCGCATTTGAAAGCACCGTTCGTGAACGACTTACCACCTTCGAAAACCGGATTCTTTTTTTAGACCTCTGGTGGCAATCCCTCGACCCGCAACAGACCAACCCTCTCCTTCGACGATCAGGTAGTCTTCGATATTATCTTGAAACCCTCACACGACTGAAACCACATACGCTCAGCGAAGCAGAGGAACAGGTTATCAGCGTGAAGAACAGTACTGGGCGGCGAGCGGTCGAGATGCTGTATGGGGTCTTGACGTCTGGACTGAAATTTTCCCTCACGATTGACGGCAAACACCATTCACTCACACGGGAAGAATTGACGACTCACGTCCGGCATCCATCGGCGAGGCGTCGTCAAGCGGCCTATCAAGAGCTCTTTCGCGTCTATTCGGCGCAACGTGACGTCATCGGAGAAATGTATAAATCCCTCGTTATGGACTGGAAGAATGAAGGCATGGGCCTCCGGCATTATCATGCTCCGATCAGCGTTCGGAATGTGGCCAACGACATACCGGACCAAGCGGTGACCGCGCTGCTGTCCGCATGTCGTAAGCATGCGAAACTCTTCCAACATTACTTTGTTCTCAAGGCGCGATTACTCAAGCGGCCAAAGTTTACACGCTATGACCTGTACGCTCCTCTTCAAGCAACCACTACGACCTATTCGTTCCCTCAAGCCTGGAAGATGGTGGAAGACTCCTACCGGCAGTTTTCTCCACGCCTCGCTCAGTTGGCGAAACGGGTCATTCAAGAACGGCATCTTGACGCGCAACCACGACAGGGCAAGATGGGCGGAGCGTTCTGTTATAGCGTCACGCCCCAGCAGACCCCGTACGTCCTCATGAGTTTTAACGGTCAAGCGCGCGATGTCTCCACGTTGGCTCATGAACTCGGCCATGCCGTCCATGGCATGTTGGCCCATGAACATTCTGTCTTGACGTTTCATTCATCGTTGCCGCTCGCTGAAACAGCTTCCATCTTTGGAGAACAACTCTTGTCTGAGAATTTTTTGAACCAGGAACGAAAAGTTCAAGCCCGACGTGCCCTGCTGGTGACACAATTGGACGACCTGTACGCGACGATCTTACGACAAGCCTATTTCGTGGAATTTGAGCGCCAGGCTCATGCGATGGTCAGTGAGGGAGCCACGATTGACGCCTTGGCCAGCACCTATCTTCAGCTTCTCCGTGAACAATTCGGACGGAACATCACAATTCCTGAAGCCTTTCAATGGGAATGGTTGGGCATTCCACACATCTTCGCGAGCCCGTTTTATTGTTACGCCTACAGCTTTGGAAATTTGTTGGTCCTGGCCCTCTATCAGCGGTATAAAAATGAAGGCCAATCCTTTGTTCCCAAATATCTCAACCTGCTCTCGGCCGGCGGCTCCGCCAGCCCTGAATCGCTCCTCACTCCGCTGAACGTGAATATCCGTTCTGAAAAATTCTGGCAGGAGGGATTTCACCGAATTGCTGACCTGGTGGAGACATTAGACCGCATCATGCCATAG
- a CDS encoding cytochrome c produces MNFSQRMCLLVVILMVSGFLSPASAKAQEAGKSGEHSGDPTAGAAIFQEKCTGCHGEQGKGDGPDGMYLDPSPADLTSEDVRTDPDSELVTIIREGKAGSGMPPWEKVLTMQQIHDVLAYIRTLSR; encoded by the coding sequence ATGAATTTTTCACAACGTATGTGTCTTCTAGTTGTCATTCTCATGGTATCGGGATTCCTGAGCCCGGCCAGTGCGAAGGCACAAGAAGCCGGAAAATCAGGCGAACACTCTGGAGATCCGACAGCAGGCGCGGCAATCTTTCAGGAAAAATGTACAGGGTGTCATGGTGAACAAGGAAAAGGTGATGGCCCTGACGGCATGTATCTTGATCCTTCGCCAGCTGACTTAACCAGTGAGGACGTACGAACCGATCCGGACTCGGAACTCGTGACAATTATTCGCGAAGGGAAAGCCGGGTCAGGAATGCCCCCGTGGGAAAAGGTTCTCACCATGCAACAGATTCACGATGTGCTGGCGTATATTCGAACATTGAGCCGCTGA
- a CDS encoding sodium:proton antiporter, giving the protein MRYSQPIAWASPAVTPLKRSAQPLRWNLLATTPRDMPELYLIAIILLGIVSFAIFSRWIEDSIITLPMFFTAFGWLLVRDEAEHVPMKIEHETIHAIAEITLILVLFSDASRIRFRELAKSYAIPTRMLLVGMPLTILLGTLLAHWVSPDEPWVFAFLVAAILTPTDAALGQTVVTNQSVPSPLRQGINVESGLNDGLALPFVIIAGLLATQQFGIEVEDVPDNLFLFSLMQVTLGPLAGIVSGYVFARIMDVVIEARLITTTFQGLYFLSVAFLTFTLAELINGNGFIAAFVGGLMFGNTLKNSSTFITEFMESEGQLLTIFTFIIFGAVIVPIGLAHANWKTLVLAIGFLSVVRILPVFLSLSGVKLTAYEKLFLGWFGPRGLASILFALLVVKRFFVPGMEELLACVVLTVTLSIVLHGVTAKPMSARFRHSQSSE; this is encoded by the coding sequence TTGCGGTACAGTCAACCGATCGCTTGGGCGTCGCCCGCAGTCACTCCACTCAAACGATCGGCCCAGCCTTTACGCTGGAACCTTCTGGCAACCACGCCGCGAGACATGCCTGAGCTCTATCTGATCGCCATCATTCTCCTGGGAATCGTGAGCTTCGCGATTTTTTCGCGTTGGATCGAAGATTCGATCATTACCTTGCCGATGTTTTTCACGGCCTTTGGCTGGCTGCTCGTCCGCGACGAAGCCGAACATGTGCCCATGAAGATAGAGCACGAGACGATCCATGCGATCGCGGAAATCACCCTGATCCTGGTTTTGTTTTCAGATGCTTCCCGCATTCGGTTTCGAGAACTCGCCAAAAGCTATGCGATCCCAACGCGCATGTTGCTCGTGGGAATGCCGCTGACGATTCTGCTCGGGACACTGCTCGCCCACTGGGTATCTCCGGATGAGCCTTGGGTCTTTGCGTTCCTGGTGGCGGCCATTCTCACACCAACCGATGCGGCACTGGGCCAGACAGTCGTGACGAATCAATCCGTACCGTCACCCTTGCGACAGGGGATCAACGTGGAAAGCGGGCTCAACGATGGCCTGGCTCTTCCGTTCGTCATTATCGCGGGTCTGTTAGCGACTCAACAATTTGGCATCGAGGTGGAGGACGTACCGGATAATCTGTTCTTGTTCTCGTTGATGCAAGTGACGCTTGGGCCACTGGCAGGTATCGTGAGCGGGTATGTCTTCGCCAGAATCATGGATGTGGTCATCGAAGCCAGGCTGATCACCACCACGTTTCAAGGATTGTATTTCCTCAGCGTCGCCTTCCTGACGTTTACGCTGGCAGAACTGATCAACGGGAATGGATTCATCGCGGCGTTCGTCGGCGGACTGATGTTCGGAAATACCTTGAAAAATTCAAGCACGTTCATCACCGAATTCATGGAAAGCGAAGGGCAACTCCTCACGATTTTCACGTTCATCATCTTCGGCGCCGTCATCGTGCCGATCGGTCTTGCCCATGCAAACTGGAAGACTCTTGTTTTGGCAATCGGATTCTTGTCAGTGGTCCGAATACTGCCCGTCTTTCTGTCCCTGAGCGGAGTGAAGCTGACTGCGTATGAAAAACTCTTCCTCGGCTGGTTCGGTCCGCGAGGATTGGCTTCAATCTTGTTCGCACTGCTAGTTGTCAAACGTTTTTTTGTCCCAGGAATGGAAGAACTCCTCGCATGTGTCGTCCTGACGGTGACTCTAAGTATCGTGCTCCATGGTGTGACAGCAAAACCGATGTCCGCGAGGTTTCGTCACAGCCAGAGCTCCGAGTAG